A stretch of the Actinoalloteichus fjordicus genome encodes the following:
- a CDS encoding response regulator: protein MTGPVIRVLLVDDHPIVRDGLGGLIDTQPDLALAGEASDARAALAAVTASRPDLVITDLRMPGGDGIELIGLLHDHDPTLPIMVLSTFGSAADVTTAMARGATSYLLKDSTRQELFAAIRATSRGESVLAPPVAALLVTAFRQGRDTESAPSPREREILALVADGRGNQQISRALRISEATVKTHLTRLYAKLGVADRAAAVAAAYRRGWLTDVDGAD from the coding sequence ATGACGGGGCCGGTCATCCGCGTCCTGCTCGTCGACGATCATCCGATCGTCCGGGACGGGCTCGGCGGCCTGATCGACACCCAGCCGGATCTCGCGCTCGCGGGCGAGGCCTCTGACGCTCGGGCCGCACTCGCCGCCGTGACCGCGTCGCGCCCTGACCTGGTGATCACCGATCTGCGGATGCCCGGCGGCGACGGCATCGAGCTGATCGGCCTGCTGCACGACCACGACCCGACGCTGCCGATCATGGTGCTGAGCACCTTCGGCTCGGCAGCCGACGTCACGACGGCGATGGCGCGGGGCGCGACGAGCTACCTGCTCAAGGACTCGACGCGCCAGGAACTCTTCGCGGCCATCCGGGCGACCAGCCGAGGGGAGTCGGTGCTGGCGCCCCCGGTGGCCGCGCTGCTGGTGACCGCGTTCCGTCAGGGCAGGGACACCGAGTCCGCGCCGAGCCCTCGGGAGCGGGAGATCCTGGCCCTGGTGGCCGACGGCCGGGGCAATCAGCAGATCAGCCGTGCCCTGCGTATCTCGGAGGCCACGGTGAAGACCCATCTCACCCGGCTCTACGCCAAGCTCGGCGTCGCCGATCGCGCTGCGGCCGTCGCCGCCGCCTATCGGCGGGGCTGGCTGACCGACGTGGACGGCGCGGACTAG